From the Agelaius phoeniceus isolate bAgePho1 chromosome 28, bAgePho1.hap1, whole genome shotgun sequence genome, one window contains:
- the LOC143696039 gene encoding uncharacterized protein LOC143696039: MGDDVQGFPISSPWEAVRERKMPLDTQAEQEWRTESREDKSLQENLVEEAVLSGSTAQEPIGAEKPWRCSTRRGCKRRWRGCEGERASLGQEGGWRWSQSSELVLHEQLHDGEKPHTCLECGKSFRWSSGLIRHQRTHTGERPYECGECGKSFSQKANLICHQRIHTGERPHECGQCGMRFSQRSSLIQHQRTHSGERPYECGECGKSFSQRSRLIYHQVIHTGGRPYECGECGMSCRQNSSLIVHQKNHTGERPYECSECGKGFKTSSHLLRHYQIHTGERPFRCPNCRKGFKNNFNLIRHQRIHTGERPYECPQCGKSFSCSSHLTRHQQNHW, encoded by the exons gatttcccatttCCAGCCCTTGGGAGGCTGTGAGGGAGAGGAAAATGCCCCtggacacccaggcag agcaggagtgGAGGacggagagcagggaggacaaatccctgCAGGAGAACCTGGTGgaagaggccgttttgagcggctccacggcgcaggaaccCATCGGGGCggaaaagccctggagatgcagcacgaggaggggctgcaaacgcagatggcggggatgtgagggggaaagagccagcctgggccaggaAGGCGgctggagatggagccagagctcggagctggtgctccatgagcagcttcatgatggggagaagccccacacatgcttggagtgtgggaagagcttcaggtggagctCCGGCCTGATCAgacaccagaggacccacactggggagagaccctatgagtgtggggagtgtgggaagagcttcagtcAGAAAGCCAAcctgatctgccaccagaggatccacaccgGGGAACGGCCCCATGAGTGTGGGCAATGTGGGATGAGGTTCAGCCAGCGCTCCAGCCTGATCcagcaccagaggacccacagtggggaacggccctacgagtgtggggagtgtgggaaaaGCTTCAGCCAGCGCTCCAGGCTGATCTACCACCaggtgatccacactggggggagaccctacgagtgtggggaatgtgggatgagctgcagGCAGAATTCCAGCCTGATTGTCCACCAAAAGAaccacaccggggagaggccctatgagtgttctgagtgtgggaaggggtttaagaccagctcccatctcctccggCACTATCAGAttcacacaggggagaggcccttccgctgtcCCAACTGCAGGAAGGGATTCAAGAACAACTTCAACCTaatcaggcaccagcgcatccacactggggagaggccctatgagtgtccccagtgtgggaagagcttctcctgcagctctcacttgaccagacaccaacagAACCActggtaa